The following is a genomic window from Micrococcus cohnii.
GAGCAGGCTCAGCACCGGTCGGATCCTGTCCCGGGGCATCTGTGAGCTCACCACATACCGAGCGCCCGCCGAGTCGAACGCGACGCTCCACGGCTCGGCCGGCGCGTCCCGGTCACCGAGCACGCGGTAGTCGATGGCTGCGCCCGTCCCGGCGGTGCGCGCGACGATCGCCCGATCGGGCTCGGGCGCAGACCCCGCTCGAGCGCCGTCGGCCTCCGACGGGCACCGCTGCGGCGGACGGGCCTGCCCCTCTCGGTCCGCAGACTCGCTGCGACACTCTCGGACGCGCACACCGTCTGCGGCTCCGGTCCACAGCACCTCCAGTTCGACAACGCCGTCCGCGGCGCGCGAGCGCACGTCCGTCGGTTCCAGGCCCGCCGTGTAGAGGCTCGGCACCGACCACCCGGCACGGCGCAGGTCGCCGAGGCCCTCCTCGGCTTCTTCTTCGCCCTCCTGGTCGGCGGAGACGGTGCGGGCCCGTTCCGCGGCGGTGCGCAGGGACGTCGCCGACGTCGGCTCCGGGGCTCCGGCAGTCCACAGTCCGGCGAGGGCCAGGGCGCCCAGCACCGCAGCGCTCAGGCCCGTCACGACGATCCGCCCGGAACGGCCGCCTCGCGCCATCACCGTGCCCAGACGCTGCGCAGACGCGGTGTCGTCGGCCCCGGGCTCCGGGTGCCCGCGTACGGCCGGAGCGGGGCCACCGAGGCCACGGGAGCTCCCGCCCGCCGGGCCGCTGCGGGTGTCCGGGTCCGTCTGCCAGGCGGCCGCGAGGACCTGCTGACGTTCCCGCGCGGCGGAAGCGCACATCGGGCACCGCTGAACGTGCGCGGCGATCCGGGCGCGAACCCGCGGCGTCAGGCGCCCCTCCAGGTAGGAGTCGAGGCGTCCGAGAGGGTGGTGTGCCACGATGTCGAGGCCTCCTCGCTCCCGCTGTTTCGGTGGACGTCGTCGACCGCCGGACGCGGCCGTGCCCGGCCTGCGCCCATCATGACGACCGGGACTGGGAGAAGGCTGGGTTCTGGCCGGGTCCTAGACTGAACCCCACACTCGAGACGGCCCGGTCCCGCGCCTGCCCGCGCCTGTCGGCCGCTCGAGAGCGCCGCACGGCGCGAGAGCAGCCTCGCGAGGGAAGGACCCCGACGACGATGACCGACTCCCCCATCACGACCCAGAGCTCGCATGCGGCCCAGAAGCACGCCAGCTGGCAGCACGCCGAGTCCCGTGGCGTCGAGACCGATGTGCTGCGCCGCGCTCGGGAGCGCTCGACGGAACTGGGCGTCCGCCCCGTGTCCGAGGGCACCGCGAGCCTGTTGACCGTCCTGGCCGCCGCCTCGGGCGCCTCGGCGGCGGTGGAGGTCGGCACCGGCGCGGGGGTGTCGGGGCTGGCGCTGATGGCGGGCCTGTCCGCCTCGGCGGTCCTGACGACCCTCGACCCGAACGGCGACGCCCAGCGTGCCGCCCGTGAGGCCTTCGGGGAGGCTCGTCTGCCGACCCAGCGCACCCGCATGATCACGGGCCTGTCGCGCACCGTGCTCCCCCGGCTCTCCGCGGGCTCGTACGAGCTGGTGGTCCTGGACGGCGACCCGGGTTCCCTCGCCTTCGACGTCGCACAGGCCCGCCGGATGCTTCGGCCCGGCGGTCTGCTGGTCGTGGTGGACTCCCTCCACGGTGACCGCGTGCCGCGCCCCGCCGTGCGCGACGCCGTGACCGTGGCGCACCGCACCGTCGACAAGGCGCTGCGCGAGGACGAAGCGTGGGTCTCCTCCGTCGTCCCGACCGGCACGGGCGTGTTGCTCGCCGTGCGCCGCTGAACCCGCGCCTGAATACGCGTCGACGGACGCCGCCGTCCCGGATGGAGCGCCGCCCGGCCGCGGTGAGCAGAGCTCACAGACAGCCGGGCCCCGACCTGCGCGGAGAACGCAGATCGGGGCCCGGCGAGGCGGCGCGGTGTTCAGGCGTCGGTGACGCCCACGAGGCAGTCCCGCAGCTCCGTCGCCTCATCCTTGTTCAGCTCCAGCACAAGACGGCCACCGCCGTCGATCGGAACTCGCATGATGAGGCTGCGGCCCTCCTTGGTCACTTCCATGGGGCCATCCCCGGTACGAGGCTTCATGGCGGCCATTGCGACTTCCCTTCTGCTGGTCAGTTGTCGACACGGGCCTCGCGCGTCACGTCCGGAGAATCCTCACGCGCCCTCACGACGGCCCGACGGTCCGGCGGCGCCCCAGTGGCGCGCGGCCCGTCACACTCCCATTATTCCTCACTGACGCGATCACCGACGAACCGGGCCTGCAACCGGGCGATCTGCGCCTCCTGAGCGCGCAGCTGGGCGGCCAACAGGTCCATGGCCTGATCGACCTGTCCGCGCTCGTACCCGGGCACGTCGAGGGAGAACCGGACGAGTTCGACGTCCTCGGCGTGCGGTTCCGGCGGCAGCGGGACGGGCGGATGCTGAGTCTGCCCCGCCGCCTCCCGGCCGGGCAGGGTGAGCCGCCCGAGGGCGACGGCCACGAGAGCGGCGAGCACGGCGGCCAGGACGCAGACGAGGGTGAGCCAGATCGGCCAGGTCATGCCCGTGTCTCCTGAGGCAGACGGGCGCGGGCGTCGCAGGGCGTCGCTGGTGCAGGGGAAACGGTGAGCATGACGTCAGCCTAGCCATGCACTGCGGCCCGCGCGCCGAGGTGCACGCCATAGCCGGGTTCCGGGCTATATTCCGGGCATGTCCCGTTCGAGAATCCTCTCGTCCCTGCTCCTGGCCTCCACCCTGGCGCTCGGCGCGTGCGCCCCGCAGGAGGCCGAACCGGAGCCGAAGCCTGCCCCCGAGCAGGAGGACCGGCGCACGGACGAGGACCGGCGTCCGTCCTCGAGCGCCTCCGGTTCCGGCTCCCCGTCCGGGACGCCGGTCCAGGCACCCGAGGTCGACCAGCTGCGGATCGGGATCAGCGCCGATTCGCCCGGCCTGGGCCTGATCGAGGACGGCGACCGCCCCGAGGGCTTCGACGTCGAGGTCGCCCGCCGGATCGCCGACCGGCTCGAGGTCTCTGAGCGCGAGATCGACTGGGTCCCGCTGCTGCCGCACGAGCGCGCGCAGGCGCTGCGGGACGGGGAGGTCGACCTGGTTGCGGCTGCCTTCTCGATGACCGAGAACCGTCAGGAGCAGATCGACTTCGCCGGCCCCTACCTGGTGGCCGACCAGGACCTGCTGGTGCGCACCGAGGACAGCGACGAGATGGACTCGCTGACGGACCTGCGCGACCGCCGGGTCTGCGTCGCCGAGGGCTCCACCTCGCTCGACGCCGTGGAAGAAGCGGCCCCGGACTCGACGCAGATGATCCAGCAGCACAGCCTCGCCGAGTGCGTCGTCTACTTAGAGTCCGGGTTCGTGGACGCGGTCGCCGGCGACGACATGGTGCTCGCCGGCCTGGTCAAGGACGGTGAGCTGCAGGAGACGATGGAGCTCGCCGGCATCGAGGACGCGGCGTTCAGCACCCAGCGCTACGGCGTCGGGCTGGCCTCCGGGTCCCCGCTCTGCCCCGCCGTGTCCGAGACGATCCAGCGGCTGCGCGAGAGCGGGCAGCGCGACCGACTGCTGCAGGCCGCCACCCAGGACACCGGCTACCGGCTCGACCAGGAGCTGAACTCGGGCGAGGCCGCCGAGCCCGAGCCGTGCCCGTGACCTGACGCCCCGGCACGCGCCGGGTCAGTCGAGCCAGGCGATCAGGGCGTCCCGGCAGTCTTCGACCGCCTCACGGTGGACATGCTCGTCGTCGGTGTGGGCGAGCAGCGCGTCGCCGGGGCCGAAGTTCACCGCGGGCACGCCGAGCTGCGAGAAGCGGGCGACATCCGTCCACCCGTACTTGGGCTTGGGCTCTCCCCCGACGGCGGCGACGAAGGCCGCAGCGGCCGGCCGATCGAGCCCCGGACGAGCGGACGGCGAGGCGTCGGTGACCTCCACCTGCGTGTCCCAGTCCACCCCGGCCGCGGCGAACACCTCCCGCACGTGCGCGTGCGCCTCGTCCAGCCCCTTGTCCGGGGCGAACCGGTAATTGACCTCGACGACCGCCTCGTCCGGGATCACATTGCCCGCCACCCCGCCGTGCACGCGGATCGCATGGAGCCCCTCCCGGTAGTCGAGGCCCTCCACCGTCACCGTGGCCGGCTCGTAGGCAGCCAGTGCCCCCAGCAGCGGCGCCAGCCGGTGGATCGCGTTGTCCCCGCGCCAGGCGCGCCCCGAATGGGCAGCGACGCCGCTGAGCCGCACCCGGTAGCGACAGGTGCCGTTGCACCCGCCCTCGACGACGCCGTCAGTGGGTTCGAGCAGCACCGCGAAGTCTCCTTCGAGCAGCCCGGGCGCCTGCCGCGCGATCCGGGCCAGACCCGAACAAGCGGAGTCGACCTCTTCGTGGTCGTAGAACACCCAGGTGATGTCATGAACCGGTTCGGGGCCGCCAGCGCAGCCGTAGCGTCCGGCGAGGGCGAGCTGCACCGCCACGCCGGACTTCATGTCCACGGCGCCGCGCCCGTAGAGGGTGTCACCGTCCCAGGCGGAGGGGACCGTCCCGCGCGCGCCCTCGACCGTCGGCAACGGCACGGTGTCCAGATGCCCGGCGAGGATCACCCGGGTGTCGCGGCCGAGCCGGGTGCGTGCGACGAGGGCGTCCCCGTGGCGTTCGACCTCCAGGCGCTCGAGGCGGCGCAGCGCTTGCTCGACGAGATCGGCGATCTGCTGC
Proteins encoded in this region:
- a CDS encoding DUF3117 domain-containing protein; its protein translation is MAAMKPRTGDGPMEVTKEGRSLIMRVPIDGGGRLVLELNKDEATELRDCLVGVTDA
- the dapE gene encoding succinyl-diaminopimelate desuccinylase, whose amino-acid sequence is MNRTENPVAPLPDLTDPHLDVAALTARLLDVYSVSDHEQQIADLVEQALRRLERLEVERHGDALVARTRLGRDTRVILAGHLDTVPLPTVEGARGTVPSAWDGDTLYGRGAVDMKSGVAVQLALAGRYGCAGGPEPVHDITWVFYDHEEVDSACSGLARIARQAPGLLEGDFAVLLEPTDGVVEGGCNGTCRYRVRLSGVAAHSGRAWRGDNAIHRLAPLLGALAAYEPATVTVEGLDYREGLHAIRVHGGVAGNVIPDEAVVEVNYRFAPDKGLDEAHAHVREVFAAAGVDWDTQVEVTDASPSARPGLDRPAAAAFVAAVGGEPKPKYGWTDVARFSQLGVPAVNFGPGDALLAHTDDEHVHREAVEDCRDALIAWLD
- a CDS encoding O-methyltransferase, with amino-acid sequence MTDSPITTQSSHAAQKHASWQHAESRGVETDVLRRARERSTELGVRPVSEGTASLLTVLAAASGASAAVEVGTGAGVSGLALMAGLSASAVLTTLDPNGDAQRAAREAFGEARLPTQRTRMITGLSRTVLPRLSAGSYELVVLDGDPGSLAFDVAQARRMLRPGGLLVVVDSLHGDRVPRPAVRDAVTVAHRTVDKALREDEAWVSSVVPTGTGVLLAVRR
- a CDS encoding transporter substrate-binding domain-containing protein — encoded protein: MSRSRILSSLLLASTLALGACAPQEAEPEPKPAPEQEDRRTDEDRRPSSSASGSGSPSGTPVQAPEVDQLRIGISADSPGLGLIEDGDRPEGFDVEVARRIADRLEVSEREIDWVPLLPHERAQALRDGEVDLVAAAFSMTENRQEQIDFAGPYLVADQDLLVRTEDSDEMDSLTDLRDRRVCVAEGSTSLDAVEEAAPDSTQMIQQHSLAECVVYLESGFVDAVAGDDMVLAGLVKDGELQETMELAGIEDAAFSTQRYGVGLASGSPLCPAVSETIQRLRESGQRDRLLQAATQDTGYRLDQELNSGEAAEPEPCP
- a CDS encoding cell division protein DivIVA, with the protein product MTWPIWLTLVCVLAAVLAALVAVALGRLTLPGREAAGQTQHPPVPLPPEPHAEDVELVRFSLDVPGYERGQVDQAMDLLAAQLRAQEAQIARLQARFVGDRVSEE